DNA sequence from the Streptomyces tsukubensis genome:
CCCGCTCCCGCTGGAAGGCAACGTCCTCCACGCACGCAGGACCGCCCGGCCCTGACCGTGCCTCGCCGTCAGCCCGCGTGATGGGCCAGCGGCCACGGGCCCTCGTCGTACGGGTGCGGCCTCCCCTTCGCGGCTCGCAGCGCGGCGCGCCGCAGCGGGAGGGGCACGGTCGTCCGGACCGCCGGATCGCCCGCGGCCTCGGCCTCCGCCGCGGCCAGGGCGTGCTCGGTCAGCCGGATCCACTCCGACCGGGGGAGCCGGTGGTGCAGCAGCTTCCGCAGCCCTCCGACCAGACGCCCGGCATAGGGGCGGGGCCCCTGCTCCGCCGCCTGGACGACGACGGCCGCGATGTCCTGCCACTCCGCGTCGAACCAGGCGTAGGCGTCGGCGGAACAGGTGAAGGTACGGGGGTTCGCGCCCGCGACCGCGGCCCCCGCGGGCTGCCGCGGCAGATACAGCCCGCACGCCTCGGTGGCGTTGACGATGCCGTGCAGATAGTGGTCGAGGAGGCGCCGGACGGCCGCCTTCCGCTCCGCCCGGCTGTCCTCGGCCGCCGCCCGCTGCCCGGCGTACTCGTGCACCAGATCGTCCCAGGTGAACCGGCCCGGCCAGGTCTCGCGCAGCAGATGCAACCGGACCACGGGCCGCAGGAGTTCCTCCAGCCGCCGCCGGTCGACGCCCGTCACCGCCGCCGCGGCGGCCACCGAGAACCCCTTCCCCGGCATCAGCCCGAGCAGCCGGAACGCCCGTCTCACATGCGCGGGCAGGGCCTCGTACGACAGGTCGAGAGCGGCCCGTACGGCAACGTTCCGGTCGCCCTCGACATAGAGCCGGGCCAGTCGGCCGCGATCGGCCAGGGCCCGCACGTACGCGCCGATGCTGTTCGGCTCCCGGTCACCGATCCACGAAGTGGCGACGCAGAGCGCGAGCGGGAGGAAGTCGCAGAGCGCGGCGAGCCGCGCCGCCGCCTGCGGTTCGGCGGCCACCCGCGCCGGGCCCGAAGCGGCCCTGATCAGGTCGAGAGCCTCCGCACTGTCCAGGACCCCGCAGGTCAGCCGGTGCGCGCTGTCGAGGGCGACCAGCCCGTCCAGCCGGTCCCGGCTCGTCACCAGGGTCAGGGAACGGGATGTGCCGGGGAGCAGCGGACGCACCTGGGAAGGGTCGGCGACATCGTCGAGGACGATCAGGACCCGGCGGTCCGCGAGCAGAGTGCGGTACAGGGCGGTCTGGGCGTCGAGACCGGTGGGGATGTCCGGGGGCCGGCACCCGAGGCCCTGGAGCAGCATGGGAACCGCTTCCTCCGGGGCCATCGGGGGAGAGTCGTGGAAGCCCCGCATGTCGAGGTACAGCTGCCCGTCGGGGAAGTGCCGCGCCGCCAGATGCGACCAGTGGAGCGCGAGCGCCGTCTTTCCCACCCCGGCGGCCCCCACCAGCAGGACGACGGGCTCCGCCGCGGCGAGCGCCTCGTCCATGCGGCGCATCGAGTCCGCCCTGCCGACGAACCGGTGGGTCGCCGCCGGGAGCTGCCGGGGAATCACCCCGGCGGCCCCCGCCCCGGACTCGTGTTCCTGGTACCCCCGGAACTTTCCGGCCGGGGCCGCCCCGGTCCGGGCCCCGCCCGTCCCGCCCAGCAGCCGCCGGTGGAGTTCGCGGAGTTCGGCCGTGGGCTCGACACCGAGTTCGACGATCATGCGCTTCCGCAGCCCCGCGTACACCGCCATGGCCTCCCCGGTCCGGCCCGCCTTGTGCAGTGCCGTCATGAACAGGGCGTGCGGACGTTCGCGCAGCGGATGCTCCGCCACCAGCCGGGCCAGCTCGGCGAGGGAGGACCGGTCCCGCCCCAGCATGTTCCCGGCCTCCGCGCGGCCCTCGACGGCCGTGATCCGGAGTTCGTCCAGGCGGAACTGCTCGGCGGGGGCCGACAGATCGGGGTGCGGATCGCCCCGCCACAGGGTCAGCGCCCGTTCGAAGCTCTCAAAGGCCTCGTTCCAGCCGCCCGCGGCCGCGGCCCGGGTGCCGTTCTTGATGAGGGACTCGAAGGCGAGGAGGTCGAGCCCGTCGGGGCCCACCCGGATCACGTATCCGGGGCTCTGCGTCACCACCAGCCGCGCGCCGACCGGGCCCAGGGCCCTGCGGACCTCGGTGACGAGGGACCGGACCCGGGCCGCCCCCGATACCGGTGGGTGGTCTTCCCACAGGCGGCTCACGATGCGCTCGACGGACACCACACGGTTGGCGCTGAGCAGCAGAACGGTGCACAGGGAACGCTGCCGTCCGGTGAGCGGAACGACGGACCCCTCGACCTCGACTTCCAGGGAACCCAGCAAACGGAAGTGAACTCGGGAGTTTTGCACCCTTCGACCGTAACTCAGGACTGAGGGCATGATCAACGGCTCTACGGCTCTGACCTGCGGATTATGCCTGTGCCGGGCATCCTGCGGGGTCCTGCGGGCCGTCGCCCTATGGCCTTCGAAACGAGAACCGGAGGGCCGGGAAGGGTACTTGGTTCAGGCCGATTGCGGAGTCCGGTGGCTGCAGGCCCCGTCCGGGTCCCGGGTGAACGCGGCCGGGTGCCCGACCGCATGGGTGCCGAAGGAGCGGCGGCCCGGCCCCTCGGCCGCATGGTCCAGCCGGGGATCGCGCCGCAGGATCCGGCCGTGCAGCTCCGCCAGGGAAGGGCCCGGCCCGTCGCCGAGGCGCGCCACCATCCGCGCACGGACGAGCTGGAAGTGGTCGAGGGCCTCCGCCTGGCGTCCGCTCCGGTACAGGGCGAGCATCAGCAGCCCCGCCACCCGTTCGTCCAGCGGATGGGAGAGCGCGAGCTGCTGCAGGGCGGGCAGATGCTCGGCATGGCGTCCGGCCCGCATGCCGAGTTCGGCCCGGCCGGTCAGCACGGCGCGGTGCTCGTGTCTGAGGGTGACCCGGACCGACCGGGCCCACGACGAGTTCAGATCCGACAGGGGATCGCCGCGCCACAGGGACAGCGCCTCGTCGAAATGCCGCAGGGCCCGGTCCGGGTCACCCGCCCGTTCGGCGTCCTTCGCCCGCAGCACGGACGTACGGAACCGGTGGAGGTCGACGGCTTCGTGCGCGACGGCCAGAAGATATCCGCCCCGCCGCCGCACCACGGCGATACCGTCGGCCGGCTCGGCTCCGCACCCCAGCGCCTTCCGCAGCCGGGTGGCGTGGACGTACAGCGTCTGCCGGGGGTGCTGGGGGGCCTCGTGATCCCACAGCCGCTCGGCCATGGTCTCGTCCGTGACGAAGTGGTTCGGACGCCAGGCCAGCGAGGCGAGGAAGTGGCGGGCGCTCTCCGGGAGAACGATCCGGTCACCGGCGGGCGTATGCGCCTCGACGCAGCCAAGGAGCTGAATATTCATGGGGGGCACCTGCTGTTCGTGATCTGTGCTGGTGCCCCCAATGTGCAGTCCGGTGCGAACGGTCGGCGCATGGATCCCGCATGGCCGGGAAATAAACCCGCCGCGACGGTGTGATGGCCGGGTCCGGCCGTGGCTCCCCGGCTCAGATCCGTCGCCGTACGACCCCGAGCACCCGGTCCGCCGAGAACAGGCCGAGCTGCCGGGAGTCCACGCTGAACGGCGGATTGTCCCCCAGCAGATACAGGCAGCCGGGCGGAATCCGCTCCGTCTCCCCGGAGTCCGTCACCCGGAGATCACCAGGACCGGCCTCCACCCGCTTGATGACCCACCGGTGCCCGTCCACCGCGGCGCGCCCCGGCCCCGGGCGGGCCGAGGGAACCCCCCTGAGACGGTCCTCGCCACTGGGCTGCTCGACCACGACGACGCTCCCGCGCCGGGGCGTCGCGCCCCGCCGTACGATCACCCGGTCCCCGGGCCGGAAGGCCGGCTCCATACTCGGCCCCCGGACCGTGACCGCCACATACCGGCGGCGCAGCGACCACAGCACCCAGCCTGCCGCGCCGGACGCGGCCGTCGCGGCGGCGATGACGGCTCCCCGGCTCACAGCGCGGCTCCCGCCATCGGCGCCTCGTCCGATTCGCCCTGGTATCCGGAGGCCTGAAGGGTGAACAGGCGGGCGTACTCGCCCCCACCGGCCATCAGGGAGGCATGGTCCCCCTCCTCCGTGATCCGGCCCTCGGACAGCACGACGATACGGTCGGCGTCCCGCACGGAACCCAGCCGGTGCGAGATGAGGACGCTGGTCCGGCGCGCCCGGAACTCCCGCAGCCCCGTGTGCAGGGCGTACTCGGCCTCCGCGTCGAGCCCGGACGCGGGCTCGTCGAGGATCAGCAGATCGCGCCCCTCCCGCAGCAGCGCCCGGGCCAGCGCCAGACGCTGGAACTGGCCGCCGGACAGAAGCACCCCGGTCGTGTCGTTCTTGTCTTCGGCTTCGGACTCGGAATCTTCGGATGCGGCTTCGCCGCAGTCCTGGAAGAAGGTGCGCGTCACCATGGTCTCGTAGCCCCGGGGGAGCGCGGCGACCGTCTTGTGCACCCCCGCCCGCTCCGCGGCCCGGACCAGACGCGCGGGATCGTCCAGGGCCGTGAGGTCCCCGACCGCGATGTTCTCGCCTGCCGTCAGGTCGTAGTCCATATAGTCCTGGAAGACCGCGCTCATCCGCTGCCGCAGCTCCTCCGGCGCGACGTCCCGGATGTCCACACCGCCCCACAGGACGGCACCCCGGGTCGGGTCGTAGAACCGGCAGAGCAGCTTGACCAGGGTCGATTTGCCCGCACCGTTCAGGCCGACCAGGGCGAGACTCCGGCCCGCGGGGATCCTGAGGTCCACCCCGCGGAGAATCCACGGCTGGTCGTCCGCATATCGGAACCAGACGTCCCGGAGTTCGATGTCGCCCGCCGGTGAGGCGAGCGCCCGGGGCTGCTCGGCCCGGACCAGATCGGGCGGCATGGTCATCACGGCGTGATAGTGCCCGAACAGGGTCAGTGCCTGGTGCGCGCCCGCCGCATCGGCCGCCAACTGGGCGACGGCCGCCTGGACCCCCGTCACCGCGGCGATGAAGATGACCACGTCTCCCGTCGTCAAAGTGCCCTTCAGCGCGGCGTGTACGGCCCAGGCGAGGCCCGCGCCCGAGACCACGGCCGCCAGGAGCGCCAGCAGCGACTGGGTGCGCAGCTCACGCCGGTCCGTCGACCGCTGCTCCGCGTTCGCCGCCAGCCGCTCCTGCTGCATCCGGCCGAGGAGGAAGCCCCCGATCCCGAACAGCCGGACCTCCTTGGCCGCGTCCGCGCTGGACAGCAACTGGTCGTAGAAGATCTCGCGCCGCTCCCGCGGCCCGATCCGCCACAGCATGTCCGCCCGACGGCGCGACAGCATGATCTCCGCCGCCAGCACCGGCACCGCGGCGGCCAGCAGGAACACGCTCATGACCGGTGCCAGGACCAGCAAGGAGCCCAGGAAGCCGCCGATCGTGACGCCGGAACGGAGCAGCCCCAGCGCCCCGTCGAGCACCTGGTTCGGCGAGGTCTTGCCGGACTGCTTCGCCAGCCGCAGCCGGTCCAGGAACACCGGATCCTCGAACCGCGACATACCGACCGACCTGCCCACGGACCGGAAGAGCCCGCCCTGCGCGACGACGGTGGTGGCCCGCTCCAGCTCGGCCCGGAGATACCCGGCGGCCTGCGGAACCACCGCCTGGGCGATACCGCAGAGGGCCAGCCCGGCGACGAGCCCGGTCAGCGTCCCGGCCGGTCCGCCCCGGGTCAGCGCGTCCAGGGTCAGCTTGGTCAGCCAGCCCAGGGCGACCGGCAGCACACCGGTCAGCAGACCCAGCGCCGCATAGGCGGCCACCTTCCCCGGGGCCGCGCTCCAGCTCAGCTTCAGAGCGGCGGGAAGATGCCGTCCGGGCCCGGGCGTCCGGCGGCGGGCCGGGGCGCCCGCCCGCGAGTTCTCCTGCGGCATACCGCGTCAGCCGCCGACGGCCACGGGCGCGAGGACTCCGCCTCCGGCCTCCATGAGCCGCCCGGAGTCCGCGGTGGCGACCGCGACGGTTCCCCCGCCGTCGACGACGATGTACGTGGGGAAGATGACCACGCCGAGTTCCTTCTTCAGCTCCGCCGCGGTCCCGCCCTCGGGGAAGACCCGGCTCAGCCCGTTCAGCTCCGACCGATAGAAATCGGTACCCGACGCGTCCCCGCCGATGACGGAGAAGACCCGGCTCTCGTCCACACCCGTCTCCGCGAGGAACTCCTTCAGCACCGGCAGCTGTTCCTTGCAGCCGTCGCACTCGGCCGACTGGAAGGTCAGCACCCAGGGCGCCCCGTCGCCGAGCGGAAGCTCGACGGCCGTACCGTCGGCGTCTGTCAGCGCGGGCACCGCGGGAACGACGGTACCGGGCAGCGGGGAGAACGGCGGCGGACCGCCCGCCACCCGCTCCGCGACCCAGGGGTCGAGAATCTTCTTCACCCGCAGCGCAACGGCCAGGGAAAGCGCGCATGCGACTGAGGCCACCAACAGGGCGACTGCGGAGAGCGCGATGCCCATGTGTGCATCCTTCGTGTCAGTTCTTCTGGGAGAAACGGAACAGAGCGGCGAGTTCGCCGAGATGAAGCAGGGTCACACCGACGACGGCCGCGGGCGCCGCGACCAGCGCATAGTCGACCGGCCCCGGGCCTTCCGACGAGGCGGTCGCCCACCAGGCGCCGGCACAGATCACCAGCAGGACGGCGTTCCGTACGAGATGCGCCGCCGAGACCTCGCTGCCCGCACTGCCGACGCAGCCGCAGGAAACCCCCGGGCGCGAACGCAGAATCCGCCACAGGTACACGGTGAATGCGAGAAGCATCAGTCCTGCCGCGCCGAAACCGGCCCACACCGGATGGCGCAGGAACAGCGCGAGCGCGATGCCGACCTCCAGTACGGGTATCGCCAGTGCCACCGCAAAGGCGGAGCGCCCGAAAGCGGGCACGGTCAGTACGATGTGCCGTTGGAATGTGCGGAGATCGCGGAATTTCAGTACGGCTGACCATACGAATACCGCCGCCAGACAGATCTGGCCGAATGCGCCTATCGCTTGCATCTTTCCTCAGCGGGTTGCCGGCCGTCCGGGCCGGGCGGCCACCGTGACCCGGCGGATCACGGTGGCCGCCCCGGTCAATCAGCTACAGCGGATCTTGCAGTCCTCGTACTGGCAGCAGTGCCGGACGTAGCCCTGGCTGCCGGACCCGGCGGTGTCCTTCCAGCAGGACTTGGGGCAGCGGGCAGCGGCCTCCGCGTAGGTCTGGGGGAGAAGCTTGTCCGCGAGCATGCGCAGCGTCTTCGACATATCGCTCTCTCTTTCCTGAGGGGGTGGCTCGGTCTGCCGCCCCGTTTCCTCCGTCAGTATTTCCCGGCGTTCTTTCCAAGGGATTTCCATGAACTTTCCCGGAGCTTTCCATGAACTTTCCCGCTCCGTTTTCAGAAGGCCGCGGCAAGGATCGGAGGCCGTACGGAGCCCGGTCCGGCTCACTTTGCGTACGTTCGAGTGGTCTACGGGAAGCCGTAGCCCTGAGAGCTGACGGCACGGCACCCGCGTCGTTACCTTGACCGCCGTATCGGATATCGACCTGAGCGGTGGCGCATGCGAAGTATCTGGATGGCCGTCGGCGCGGCACTCACGCTCGTCGTCGGCGGACTCGTCTGGGCCGTCATGACGCATGCGGGCCCGGCCGCCGAAGGTGCCGCCGCCGACGGCGTGAACAGCGAAATCAGGACCGACGCCCTGCTGGAGTCCGGTCTGCTGCACTTCCGGCACCGGGACCTCCCCCAGGCGAAGGCCGCTTTCGAACACGTCCTGGCCCTGGACCCGGAGAACAAACTCGCCTGGTACAACCTGGGCGTCCTGGCCCAGGACCAGGGACGCAGATCGGACGCCCACCGGGCCTACGACGCGGCCCTCAAGGCCGACTCCGCATACCCCTCCGCACTCTTCAACAAGGCCCTGCTGCTCAAGGCGAGCGACCCCGACAAGGCGCTCGGACTTCTGCGGCGGGCCGTCGCCGCCGACCCGAAGGCCTCCACCGCCCACTTCCACATCGGCGAGATCCTGGCCCGCAAGGGCCGGGAGGACGAGGCACGGAACGCCTATCACCGGGCCGTCGGGCTCGACCCCGCCCTGCGCTCCCAGGTCCCGGCGGCCTTCCGCCCCGCATCCGGTGAGAGCGCCGAAGCCGCCGTGAACTCCGACACCGAGGCAGGTAGCCCCAGATGACGCCGACCGCGACCCCCAGATTCTCCGTCTTCACCCCCAGCCACCGGCCCCGGTTCCTGGACGAGTGCCTGGAGACCCTCCAGGCGCAGTCCTGCGGGGACTGGGAGTGGATCGTCCTCCTCAACAACGGCGCCAGGTGGCGGCCCGAACAGCCCGACGAGCGGGTCCGCGTGGAGATCGCCGACGAGCTCCGGGGCGTCGGCGCGGCCAAGCGCCGGGCCTGCGAACTCGCCCGCGGCGAGATCCTCGTGGAACTCGACCACGACGACCTGCTGGCCCGCGACTGCCTGGCCGAACTGGCCCGGGCGTTCGACGAGAACCCGGACGCGGTCTTCGCCTACAGCAACACCGCCCAGATCACCGAGGACGGCGGGCGGGACGACTCCCGGTTCAACGAGGAGTACGGCTGGCAGTACGAGGAGGTCCTCGTCGACGGCCGGCAACTGCTGGCCGCCAGGACCATGGCACCCACGCCGCACAACGTCTCGTACATCTGGTACGCCCCCAACCACGTCCGCGCCTTCCGCCGGGACGCCTACACGAAGGTCGGCGGCTACGACGCCACCCGCACGGTCCTCGACGACCAGGACCTGATGTGCCGGCTGTTCCAGGCCGGCGACTTCCACCACATCGAACGCTGCCTCTACCTCCAGCGCATGCACGCCGGGAACACCCAGCGCGACGCCCAGGTCAACGCACACATCCAGCAGGAGACGGTCGCCCTCTACGACAAGTACGTCGAAGCCAACGCCCTGGCCTGGAGCCGGCGCCGCGGGCTGCTCGCGCTCGACCTCGGCGCGGCCCACCGGAAGCCCCCGGGCTATCTCGGCGTGGACCAGCACCCGGGGGACGGCGTCGACATCGTGGCCACGCTGCCCGACCCGCTGGACCTGCCCGACGACTCGGTCGGACTGATCCGCGCGGTCGACTTCCTGGAGCACGTACCCGCGAAGGTGCCGCTGATCAACGAGCTGTACCGGCTGCTCGCACCCGGCGGAATGCTGCTGACCACCACGCCCAGCTCGGACGGGCGCGGGGCCTACCAGGACCCCACCCACGTCGCGTTCTACAACGAGAACTCCTTCTGGTACTACACGGACGACCAGTACCGGGCGTTCGTCCCCGAAATCGAGGCGCGGTTCCAGAGCTCCCGGCTGGTGACGTACTTCCCGACCGAGTGGCACTCCTCGAACAACATCTCCTACGTGGTGGCGAACCTCATCGCCATGAAGGAGGGCGCGACCCGCTGCGGCGGACCACTGCTGGTCCGGGCCGGTACCGGGGCCCGCGCCGAGGCCGTCACGGCGGGATGAGGGCAGCGGCTGTCACACCGGAGTGAGAGCGGTGGCCGCGGCCCGAGCGGCGGCCACCCGTTCCGCGAACCCCGGAGTGTCCAGGGCCGCCGCCAGCTGGTCCCGCCACTCCGGCTGGCAGGGGAGCCCGGCGCGCGCCCAGCCGCCGTGCCCCAGCACCCCGTACGACGGCCGGACCGCGGGCCGCGGGAAAGCGGCCGAGCCGACGGGGCGCAGCCGCCCGGGGTCGAGCCCGCCCAGCCGGTACACCTCCCGGGCCAGCCCGTACCAGGTCGTGGCCCCCGCAGCCGTACCGTGGTAGACGCCCGCCGGGGCCCGTCCGGCGAGCGCCGCCCGGCCCAGCGCGGCCAGCTGCCGGGCGAGCGCCGACGACGAGGTGGGCTGGCCGTACTGGTCCGCGACCACGTCCACGGTCGCCCTCCGGCAGGCCAGTTCGAGCATCGTCGCCACAAAGCTGCGGCCGTGGGTGCCGTACAGCCAGGCGGTACGCACGGTGTAGCCGGTGTCCGGGAGGAGTTCGGCCACCGCGCGCTCCCCGAGCAGCTTGCCCCTGCCGTACGCGTTGAGCGGCCCGGTCTGCGCGTCCT
Encoded proteins:
- a CDS encoding AfsR/SARP family transcriptional regulator, which produces MQNSRVHFRLLGSLEVEVEGSVVPLTGRQRSLCTVLLLSANRVVSVERIVSRLWEDHPPVSGAARVRSLVTEVRRALGPVGARLVVTQSPGYVIRVGPDGLDLLAFESLIKNGTRAAAAGGWNEAFESFERALTLWRGDPHPDLSAPAEQFRLDELRITAVEGRAEAGNMLGRDRSSLAELARLVAEHPLRERPHALFMTALHKAGRTGEAMAVYAGLRKRMIVELGVEPTAELRELHRRLLGGTGGARTGAAPAGKFRGYQEHESGAGAAGVIPRQLPAATHRFVGRADSMRRMDEALAAAEPVVLLVGAAGVGKTALALHWSHLAARHFPDGQLYLDMRGFHDSPPMAPEEAVPMLLQGLGCRPPDIPTGLDAQTALYRTLLADRRVLIVLDDVADPSQVRPLLPGTSRSLTLVTSRDRLDGLVALDSAHRLTCGVLDSAEALDLIRAASGPARVAAEPQAAARLAALCDFLPLALCVATSWIGDREPNSIGAYVRALADRGRLARLYVEGDRNVAVRAALDLSYEALPAHVRRAFRLLGLMPGKGFSVAAAAAVTGVDRRRLEELLRPVVRLHLLRETWPGRFTWDDLVHEYAGQRAAAEDSRAERKAAVRRLLDHYLHGIVNATEACGLYLPRQPAGAAVAGANPRTFTCSADAYAWFDAEWQDIAAVVVQAAEQGPRPYAGRLVGGLRKLLHHRLPRSEWIRLTEHALAAAEAEAAGDPAVRTTVPLPLRRAALRAAKGRPHPYDEGPWPLAHHAG
- a CDS encoding AfsR/SARP family transcriptional regulator; the protein is MNIQLLGCVEAHTPAGDRIVLPESARHFLASLAWRPNHFVTDETMAERLWDHEAPQHPRQTLYVHATRLRKALGCGAEPADGIAVVRRRGGYLLAVAHEAVDLHRFRTSVLRAKDAERAGDPDRALRHFDEALSLWRGDPLSDLNSSWARSVRVTLRHEHRAVLTGRAELGMRAGRHAEHLPALQQLALSHPLDERVAGLLMLALYRSGRQAEALDHFQLVRARMVARLGDGPGPSLAELHGRILRRDPRLDHAAEGPGRRSFGTHAVGHPAAFTRDPDGACSHRTPQSA
- the lepB gene encoding signal peptidase I, whose protein sequence is MSRGAVIAAATAASGAAGWVLWSLRRRYVAVTVRGPSMEPAFRPGDRVIVRRGATPRRGSVVVVEQPSGEDRLRGVPSARPGPGRAAVDGHRWVIKRVEAGPGDLRVTDSGETERIPPGCLYLLGDNPPFSVDSRQLGLFSADRVLGVVRRRI
- a CDS encoding ABC transporter ATP-binding protein, which gives rise to MPQENSRAGAPARRRTPGPGRHLPAALKLSWSAAPGKVAAYAALGLLTGVLPVALGWLTKLTLDALTRGGPAGTLTGLVAGLALCGIAQAVVPQAAGYLRAELERATTVVAQGGLFRSVGRSVGMSRFEDPVFLDRLRLAKQSGKTSPNQVLDGALGLLRSGVTIGGFLGSLLVLAPVMSVFLLAAAVPVLAAEIMLSRRRADMLWRIGPRERREIFYDQLLSSADAAKEVRLFGIGGFLLGRMQQERLAANAEQRSTDRRELRTQSLLALLAAVVSGAGLAWAVHAALKGTLTTGDVVIFIAAVTGVQAAVAQLAADAAGAHQALTLFGHYHAVMTMPPDLVRAEQPRALASPAGDIELRDVWFRYADDQPWILRGVDLRIPAGRSLALVGLNGAGKSTLVKLLCRFYDPTRGAVLWGGVDIRDVAPEELRQRMSAVFQDYMDYDLTAGENIAVGDLTALDDPARLVRAAERAGVHKTVAALPRGYETMVTRTFFQDCGEAASEDSESEAEDKNDTTGVLLSGGQFQRLALARALLREGRDLLILDEPASGLDAEAEYALHTGLREFRARRTSVLISHRLGSVRDADRIVVLSEGRITEEGDHASLMAGGGEYARLFTLQASGYQGESDEAPMAGAAL
- a CDS encoding TlpA family protein disulfide reductase, producing MGIALSAVALLVASVACALSLAVALRVKKILDPWVAERVAGGPPPFSPLPGTVVPAVPALTDADGTAVELPLGDGAPWVLTFQSAECDGCKEQLPVLKEFLAETGVDESRVFSVIGGDASGTDFYRSELNGLSRVFPEGGTAAELKKELGVVIFPTYIVVDGGGTVAVATADSGRLMEAGGGVLAPVAVGG
- a CDS encoding MauE/DoxX family redox-associated membrane protein is translated as MQAIGAFGQICLAAVFVWSAVLKFRDLRTFQRHIVLTVPAFGRSAFAVALAIPVLEVGIALALFLRHPVWAGFGAAGLMLLAFTVYLWRILRSRPGVSCGCVGSAGSEVSAAHLVRNAVLLVICAGAWWATASSEGPGPVDYALVAAPAAVVGVTLLHLGELAALFRFSQKN
- a CDS encoding tetratricopeptide repeat protein, whose protein sequence is MRSIWMAVGAALTLVVGGLVWAVMTHAGPAAEGAAADGVNSEIRTDALLESGLLHFRHRDLPQAKAAFEHVLALDPENKLAWYNLGVLAQDQGRRSDAHRAYDAALKADSAYPSALFNKALLLKASDPDKALGLLRRAVAADPKASTAHFHIGEILARKGREDEARNAYHRAVGLDPALRSQVPAAFRPASGESAEAAVNSDTEAGSPR
- a CDS encoding glycosyltransferase produces the protein MTPTATPRFSVFTPSHRPRFLDECLETLQAQSCGDWEWIVLLNNGARWRPEQPDERVRVEIADELRGVGAAKRRACELARGEILVELDHDDLLARDCLAELARAFDENPDAVFAYSNTAQITEDGGRDDSRFNEEYGWQYEEVLVDGRQLLAARTMAPTPHNVSYIWYAPNHVRAFRRDAYTKVGGYDATRTVLDDQDLMCRLFQAGDFHHIERCLYLQRMHAGNTQRDAQVNAHIQQETVALYDKYVEANALAWSRRRGLLALDLGAAHRKPPGYLGVDQHPGDGVDIVATLPDPLDLPDDSVGLIRAVDFLEHVPAKVPLINELYRLLAPGGMLLTTTPSSDGRGAYQDPTHVAFYNENSFWYYTDDQYRAFVPEIEARFQSSRLVTYFPTEWHSSNNISYVVANLIAMKEGATRCGGPLLVRAGTGARAEAVTAG
- the rfbD gene encoding dTDP-4-dehydrorhamnose reductase; translated protein: MTGTAATAGSVPWLVTGAGGMLGRDILAELASVPGTEVTGRTRSELDITDPGAVRAAVAAHRVVVNCAAWTDVDGAEADEAAATAVNGTAVRQLARACAEAGAVLLHVSTDYVLPGDGGRPYAEDAQTGPLNAYGRGKLLGERAVAELLPDTGYTVRTAWLYGTHGRSFVATMLELACRRATVDVVADQYGQPTSSSALARQLAALGRAALAGRAPAGVYHGTAAGATTWYGLAREVYRLGGLDPGRLRPVGSAAFPRPAVRPSYGVLGHGGWARAGLPCQPEWRDQLAAALDTPGFAERVAAARAAATALTPV